From one Paeniglutamicibacter psychrophenolicus genomic stretch:
- a CDS encoding DUF2848 domain-containing protein has protein sequence MTKLSFELPDGTTKTVVVTDLLNAGYAGREQEEVQAHIAELAELGVPGPSATPAMYPVSSYLAQQAGEVVVQHGRTSGEAEWALVVTDEGVLLTAACDHTDRDLEVHGVAWSKNAGPDVLGRKAWRLDDVREHLDRITLRAWVGAEGEADTLIQDSSLGALLTPDYWLDVLGERGLNKPGTVLISGTVAMIAGVDQFAQSWRVEMSDPVTGQSIEVAYAVRQMAEPIG, from the coding sequence ATGACGAAACTGAGCTTTGAACTACCCGACGGGACCACCAAGACGGTCGTGGTGACGGACCTGCTCAACGCGGGATACGCGGGCCGGGAGCAGGAGGAGGTCCAGGCGCACATCGCCGAGCTGGCCGAGCTGGGGGTTCCCGGGCCCAGTGCCACGCCGGCCATGTACCCCGTCTCCAGCTATCTCGCCCAGCAGGCCGGCGAGGTCGTGGTCCAGCACGGGAGGACCTCCGGCGAAGCGGAGTGGGCTCTCGTCGTCACGGACGAGGGAGTGCTGCTCACGGCGGCCTGCGACCACACCGACCGCGACCTCGAGGTGCACGGTGTTGCCTGGAGCAAGAACGCCGGCCCCGATGTGCTTGGACGCAAGGCCTGGCGCCTGGATGACGTACGGGAGCACCTGGACCGGATCACGCTCAGGGCCTGGGTCGGAGCCGAAGGGGAGGCCGACACCCTGATCCAGGACAGCAGCCTGGGCGCATTGCTGACTCCCGACTACTGGTTGGATGTCCTGGGGGAGCGCGGGCTCAACAAGCCGGGAACCGTGCTGATCTCGGGAACCGTCGCCATGATCGCCGGCGTGGACCAGTTTGCGCAAAGCTGGAGGGTGGAGATGTCCGACCCGGTCACCGGCCAGAGCATAGAGGTTGCCTACGCCGTGCGGCAGATGGCCGAGCCCATTGGCTGA